The following proteins are encoded in a genomic region of Pikeienuella piscinae:
- a CDS encoding CDP-alcohol phosphatidyltransferase family protein encodes MIARLLAFSVHLFTASGAFLAFLAMLAAMRGAWAEMFAWLGAALVVDGVDGPMARKLRVAARAARWSGVILDLIVDYLTYVFIPAVALVTSGTMYYPLAIPAAAIIIITGAIYFADTRMKTRDASFQGFPGCWNMVVLVLFATDLTNATGFWIILLISVTQFMPLRFVHPVRTKLWRNVSLPVCCAWVAFAGWACWTHFQQPFICTLGLMASSIYLLTVGVVQQAMGLGRAE; translated from the coding sequence ATGATCGCGCGGCTGCTCGCATTTTCGGTGCATCTCTTCACCGCCTCGGGCGCGTTTCTCGCATTTCTGGCGATGCTCGCCGCAATGCGCGGCGCATGGGCGGAGATGTTCGCCTGGCTCGGCGCGGCGCTGGTCGTCGACGGGGTGGACGGGCCGATGGCGCGCAAGCTCAGGGTCGCAGCGCGCGCGGCCCGCTGGTCGGGGGTCATCCTCGACCTGATCGTCGATTATCTAACCTATGTCTTCATCCCGGCGGTGGCGCTGGTGACTTCGGGGACGATGTACTACCCGCTGGCCATTCCGGCGGCGGCGATCATCATCATCACCGGCGCGATCTACTTCGCAGATACGCGAATGAAAACGCGGGACGCCAGCTTCCAGGGTTTTCCCGGCTGCTGGAACATGGTCGTGCTGGTGCTCTTCGCGACGGATCTGACCAACGCCACAGGGTTCTGGATCATCCTGTTGATCAGCGTCACACAGTTCATGCCGCTCCGGTTCGTGCATCCGGTGCGCACAAAGCTGTGGCGCAACGTCTCGCTCCCGGTCTGCTGCGCATGGGTCGCTTTCGCCGGCTGGGCCTGCTGGACGCATTTCCAGCAGCCGTTCATCTGCACTCTCGGGCTGATGGCGTCGTCGATCTATCTGTTGACGGTTGGCGTCGTCCAGCAGGCGATGGGTCTCGGCCGGGCCGAATAG